A genomic window from Lycium barbarum isolate Lr01 chromosome 4, ASM1917538v2, whole genome shotgun sequence includes:
- the LOC132637376 gene encoding uncharacterized protein LOC132637376, producing the protein MGNGGQMLQEQVLKFKDTSIYFYQQNQMSSTSCKSIPDMSDSHSVNFQVEASYHEHNDGGVPNNNVPPVNPIQAWSSVGNVPAGGDNGAMLQQLQNQLDMAMAQLQAQQEIIAQLQNRNQAPDVAPSEQTGETEERHATRNNENHLGKNGELVRMLEELTKRVESGEKKIEMNDKKVENCNSRVDQIPGAPPVLKGPDSKKFIQMPFPPRAALVKIPKRFRMPDIPKYNGTTDPNEHVTAYTCAIKGNDLADDKRESVLLKKFGETLSKGAMIWYHNLPEHSIDSFAMPTDAFVKAHAGAIKVETRKSNLFIVKQYQSKIRVEDDKILRAASVSWHSGKGNDQSKRTTDRDSKPSYDKYQPYPPDRRGNGHNNEPSKNGRRSDRRNDRGPSSRGLINRIVVNRTSENREIPRLSKYNFCVDVATIAAAVIRNRETRHPRPIQSDPEKRDKSLICKYHYTYDHRTKDCRQLREEVARLFNLGHLREFLSERAKTHFKNVESNKQDRPEEPQQVIHMIMGGTDIPIGPVVKRTKIFITRKKHIQNDDPDGPISFSDEDMEGIVQPHNDALVISVLVNKFRIKRVLIDLGSSANIIQWKVIEQLGLLDQIVPAIRVLNGFNMACETTKGEITYPINTAGTTRQTKFYVIEGDMGYNALLGRPWIHLMKAVPSTMHQALKFPTPEGIKTIYGERRAAKEMFAVEESVKTTKIPNLNEGKSAK; encoded by the exons ATGGGAAATGGAGGACAAATGCTACAAGAACAAGTTCTGAAGTTTAAGGACACTAGCATTTACTTTTATCAGCAAAACCAAATGAGCTCTACATCTTGCAAAA GTATACCAGACATGTCAGACTCCCATTCTGTCAACTTTCAAGTTGAGGCAAGCTATCACGAGCATAATGATGGGGGCGTGCCTAATAACAACGTACCCCCTGTTAACCCTATTCAAGCCTGGTCATCGGTGGGCAACGTGCCGGCCGGCGGGGATAATGGAGCCATGCTGCAACAGCTCCAAAACCAGTTAGACATGGCTATGGCCCAACTACAAGCCCAGCAGGAGATCATAGCACAATTGCAGAATCGAAATCAAGCACCCGACGTTGCTCCATCGGAACAGACAGGGGAAACGGAAGAAAGGCACGCTACTCGGAATAACGAGAACCATCTCGGGAAGAATGGCGAGCTGGTAAGAATGCTTGAAGAATTGACAAAGCGAGTCGAATCCGGCGAAAAGAAGATAGAGATGAACGATAAAAAGGTGGAGAACTGCAACTCGAGGGTCGACCAGATTCCTGGGGCCCCTCCGGTGTTGAAGGGACCGGATTCGAAAAAATTCATACAAATGCCATTTCCGCCGAGAGCGGCGCTGGTGAAAATCCCGAAGAGATTTCGCATGCCCGATATCCCAAAGTATAACGGGACTACGGACCCAAACGAGCATGTGACTGCATATACATGTGCTATTAAAGGCAACGATCTCGCCGACGATAAAAGGGAATCAGTGCTACTAAAGAAATTCGGGGAAACCCTGTCCAAGGGAGCCATGATTTGGTACCACAacttgcccgagcattcgattgaTTCGTTTGCCATGCCCACAGATGCTTTTGTCAAAGCTCATGCCGGGGCCATCAAGGTCGAAACCCGAAAATCAAACTTGTTCATAGTTAAGCA GTATCAATCGAAGATCAGGGTCGAAGATGATAAGATATTACGAGCCGCTTCAGTATCATGGCATTCCGGTAAAGGGAATGATCAATCGAAGAGAACGACAGATCGGGATTCCAAACCATCATATGACAAGTATCAACCTTACCCACCTGATCGAAGGGGGAATGGACACAACAACGAACCGAGCAAGAATGGCAGGAGGAGTGATCGAAGGAACGATCGAGGCCCAAGTAGTCGTGGACTGATAAACAGAATTGTTGTCAATAGAACCTCGGAAAATAGAGAAATTCCAAGGTTATCCAAGTATAATTTTTGCGTTGATGTAGCAACTATAGCAGCGGCCGTTATCCGTAACAGAGAAACAAGACACCCAAGGCCGATCCAATCTGATCCAGAGAAGCGGGATAAGAGCCTTATTTGCAAATACCACTACACTTACGACCATCGAACCAAAGATTGTCGGCAGCTGAGAGAGGAGGTTGCCCGTCTGTTTAATTTGGGACACCTTCGAGAATTTCTAAGTGAACGTGCAAAAACTCACTTCAAGAACGTGGAGTCCAACAAACAAGATAGACCGGAAGAGCCTCAGCAAGTGATACATATGATCATGGGAGGAACGGACATTCCCATTGGGCCAGTAGTGAAACgcaccaaaattttcataacaagaAAAAAACATATTCAGAATGATGACCCCGATGGTCCCATCTCGTTCAGTGATGAGGACATGGAAGGCATCGTTCAACCTCATAACGACGCACTAGTTATATCTGtccttgtcaataaatttagaatcaAACGTGTGCTAATTGATCTaggtagctcggctaatatcatccAATGGAAAGTCATCGAGCAGCTGGGACTACTAGATCAGATCGTGCCAGCAATACGAGTCCTCAACGGATTCAACATGGCCTGCGAGACGACGAAGGGTGAGATAACCTACCCAATCAACACGGCAGGAACTACGCGGCAGACCAAATTCTATGTGATAGAAGGAGACATGGGATACAACGCATTGCTGGGAAGACCATGGATTCACCTCATGAAAGCGGTCCCCTCAACTATGCATCAGGCATTGAAATTCCCAACCCCAGAAGGGATCAAAACCATTTATGGTGAACGACGGgccgcaaaggaaatgttcgcggtCGAAGAATCTGTTAAGACTACAAAGATACCAAATCTGAATGAAGGAAAAagtgccaaatag